In the Triticum aestivum cultivar Chinese Spring chromosome 2B, IWGSC CS RefSeq v2.1, whole genome shotgun sequence genome, atgaagtttttaaGAAATAATGAATTTCTAGCAATGGAATTATCCTTTAAAAATAAATAAGTAATGAATAATATTAATGCACAAATATGCAAAAATTGTGGTCTTCATAGTAtgaaagaataagcatataattgtGGAATTTTTTGGAAAAAGAATTTTCCTAGGAAGGAATGAATCAGTATCATTGCAAGCACCCTTCCAGATAAAAATTGAAAATAAAACTACTAAGGGAGCTTCAAgaagaaaaaaaagcaaaaaatggCAAAATTTGCACATAAATTGCCGTTTTTTATGATATGAAAAAATAATCATATAATAGTGAAACTTCATTCAAATAAAAGGAttcctaagaaggaatgaattaatGGCGTTGGTATGCCTTAAAGAAGAAACAAAATGtaataaaaactaaaaataaagtaaataagtttTCTAAGGAAGAATAAATTAATGCAATTGGTATTacccttaagaagaagaaaaaccagCAAAATTTGCACACAATATTCACAAAAAATGTGCTTCTCAAAATATATAAGGATAAAAATATAGTTGTGAAATTTTCACAAAAATAATTCCTAAAAGGAGCGAATTAGTGGCATTGACTCTACCCTTGaaggaaaaaatgaaataaaaaataaaaataaggaacAATGAACTAGTAGTAATAGTATTCCATTTAAAGAAGAAAGATAATGAAAAAGTTTTTaaaaaaacttgcacacaacttcATTCTGGACTTGCACtttttgtagtatgcaaacaaTAATCATTAATAGTGTTTTCACACATATTGCATAGTATATATGTGAATACGCTTACACTAACACAACATCCTAAATATAcccagaaaataaaaataaaaaccaactaacaaagaaaaagaaaatacataaaaacagaaaaaataaacaTTAAAGAAACAAACAGAGAGAGAGGATTGCTGCATCGCAGTTAATGGGTTTTGGCCCAGTAGCAAGTCGACTGACCTAACTATGGGGTCAGTCAAAAAATACAAGCCCAACACAACATATAGCACAGTCCAGAAAAAAACACAGCACAAATCTCCAAGCAAAAATCAAAGGccaaaaaattgactgacccagaTTCAAAATTCAAGCAACTTGCAAGTAGCTAAAGTGGCGAGCAATACATGCTTGCGGGGAAGTTGAAAGTCCGGTTTTCCCGAGGGATGCGAAGAATTGGGGAGGACGGGAAGTGGTGGGTGTCAGTTTTTCATGTGCTCTTTCACGTGCACGTGATTTGCATCTAATTGCTATGGAATCGTTCAGTACTGTTGTAGAAAGAACAGTTGTTCAGAAATTACAATTTTTGTTTAACAATTGCCTTTAGTTGAATAATGACTAGAATATTCAATAAGAAAATAATGCAAACAAAAAATGATATTCATATGAAAGATTCTAATAACATTCAAATTGGaaaaaatgggatgttccattatgTTTAAGATGCTTTGTACTTCCTATGAATTTTTATAATGAATCCGTTTTTTTAAACGATGCATAAAAGCCGGTGGAAGGCCATTCACGAGAATATCTTTCAATCTCCATACTCGGTTAACCGTTTCATATCCAGCTATTTGGGTGAGCTGCAGGTTATTAACACCAGAACACCAGTGGAGGCGGCTACAACTGTACACAGTTCATCGAGATGGGTGGCCCCGTTGACAGGCAATGCCAAGATGAACGTTTATGCTGCTATTTCCAGGCAAGGCTATGGGTCAGTTGGTGTGATCTGCAGGGATCAAGATGGTACTTTCATGGGAGCCTCGTCTCTTTGCTTCATGAACATCATGGACCCTCTAACCCTCAAAGCTCTAGCCATTAGAGAAGCTCTTGCTTTGGCAGATGATCTATATCTGAGACGAATTCAAGTTGCGTCGGACTGCAAAGTGGTGGTACAAGTTATACAAAAGGATAATTCGGCTAGTTACGGTGCAATTATACATGAAATTATAGAACACTCTTCTGATTTTGAGTTTTGCAATTTTagtcatgagtttaggagctctaATTATGAAGCTCACAACTTAGCGAAGCATGCTCTATCTCTCGGtggtggccgccatgtttggttaggacaCCCCGAGAATCTACCATCTGTCACTGTAAAAATTGTGACGAATTAATAAAGCTTCGCGACGTTGTCTGAAAAAAACGCATATCAAACGTGAATTTGATTTTTAAAAAAAACGTGAATTTGCCGCACCACCCGTTGTTATCAATCCGCATCTTCGAATCGCATccgtctttttttcttttcttttgatgaACACGTCTGACCGGATCATAATGACAGCACGAGAAAATATATCACTCTATTTCAAGCACGGAGCAACGAGGCGCCGCAATCCCGCAACTAGTGACTGACAGGTGACGTGGGAGACGTGTGGAGGAAATGGAGGCAGAAATCTAAAGCCGACCTGTCGCCGGCCCACACGAGTGCCCATATGCCGGCTTCTTTTGCGCGTTGACAGACTGAGCCGGCCTAGAGGAAAAAATCAGCCGAGAGCAGAGGAGGGAGCGATGGTGGACGCCGAGGCGCCCTTGCTGCGGCCCgccgaggacgacggcgacgaggcggcgccgCTGGCCGGAGTCTCCGACTTCCGAGGCCGCCCGGTCAGCCGCGCCGGCTCCGGCGGCTGGCGCTCCGCCCTCTTCGTCGTCGGTACGCACGCGCTCTCCCGCAGTTGGTTCGTTAAGCTGCCATATTGATGGATCCGGCGGTCTGGCTGGGTGGGTGCAGTGTTGGAGATCGCCGGCAACTTCGCCTTCTTCGGCGTGTCGTCGAACCTGATCACGTACCTGACGGGGCCGCTGGGCCACTCcaacgccgccgcggccgccgccgtcaACGCCTGGTCCGGCACGGCCTGCCTCATGCCGCTGCTGGGCGCCTTCGTCGCCGACTCCTGGCTCGGCCGCTACCGCTCCATCATCCTCGCCTGCACCCTCTACGTCCTGGTACGGTGAAAATCCTCCTTTTGCTTCCCGTTtacttttttcctctcttttcgctgCACCATCATCGTCATGCACAGTAGATGGTGAAAAATAGTAATCCATCTCCCCTTCCCGTTCTGTTTTTACATGATCACCATGTTCGTACGGTAGTAGATTGAATCGTAAGAACAACTGAGTAAATAATTTTTTCACCATCCTTCACGTGAGGCACATGGTTGTGAGATACGGAAGATCTAGTCGTCGGCATGCTAATGCATGGCtgtgagctactccctccgttctgatttacatgtcgtggttttagttcttAGTAATGGTCGCTTAGGTCCACCTCAACGAATCGTCAGTGATGTCGACTTTGAACATTATAGTAGAGTTAATCGATTAGCACTTATCTCCATTTCTTGGCTTGACCATGTCTTTGCTAAAATTGTCATTTTTTTCTTGTACCTAATTGTTTTTTCAATCATAAAAACACAACATGTTAATTGCCGTTGATTTAATTCTTACTAAAactgcgacaattaatatggattgaaGGGATAGTAATTCTCTCGTAAAAACACTACGGTCCATACCATCATAACTCCACTTTTTTTCCTTAAGGACTCACCTGTAATTTTTTTGTTATTGTATGGGAGTTCTTGTCGGGGCTATTTTTATATGATATGTACATGTCCTTTGGTCTTTTCTGGAAAAATAAATCTCATGATTTTGATTTAATTTGATATTAGAGTAAATCACGGTGGAGACCCTTTATTTGGTATAAATCCCATGTTGAACCTAACTTCAGGTTATTCAACATGTTATTAATTGTGATGTGAATCAAGTTCAATTACGTAGGATTTTCTTTTAGCTTGTCTCTCGGCATTAAGAGAGCCCCAAAAAAAAACGGATGGTTGTCAACAATTTCTAGGGCCTAGAAAATTTCTCCTTTTCGTGATTATTAAAAATTAAGCCAACACTAAGCAAGTTAAAATTGTGTGCATCCATGCAGGGATACGGCATGGTCACTCTAGCTTCCACTCTACTGGAGCAAAGCTTTGCGGCTGGCGACATCCATATCTCTTCCGGCCCTTCGTCGCTACAGGTGGCCTTCTTCTATGCCTCGCTCTACCTAATCGCCCTGGCGCAGGGCGCCGACAAGCCGTGCGCCTTGGCTTTCGCAGCCGACCAATTTGATCCCGAGCACCCCAAAGAGCGTGCATCCCGTAGCTCCCTCTTTAACTGGTGGTTCTTCTCGATGGCCGTTGGCATCTCCATCTCTGTCGCCGTCGTCAGCTACATCCAGGAGAATGTTGGTTGGGGGATCGGCTTCGGCATGCTTTGCATCATCATGATTTGTACGTTCGTCGTATTCCTCTCTGGCACCCCCACCTATCGCTTCTGCGCTCCCACCACCAATGTTGAGAGTCCTTTCGTCCGCCTTGGTCGTAGCCTTGGCACACTCATCAAGAGCTCAAGCTTCCCCTTCAGTACAAATCGACACCAAGATGAGGATGTTGTGGCCAAGTCCGAGGAGGCGCGCAGCATGCTCCGTCTGTTGCCGATTTGGGCGGCATGCCTGGCGTATGGTGTTGCATATGCGCAAATCATGACCCTATTCAACAAGCAGGGCCGCACCTTGGATCGCCGCTTCTTCGGAGGCCTTGAGCTACCGCCGGCCGCACTTCAAACACTTGGGCCAGCGAGCATCCTGTTGTTTGTCCCCATCTACGACCGTTTGTTGGTGCCGGCACTAGGGCTCGTGACAGGCAAGCCATCGGGGTTGACGCTTTTGCAGCGCATGGGCGCAGGCATGACGGTGTCAATGGGCGCGATCATCGCAGCAGCGCTCGTGGAGGGCCAACGACTAGAGACGGCACGGGAGCACGGGCTGGTGGACGATGCCGGGGCGACGGTGCCGATGAGCTGGGTGTGGCTGGTGCCGCAGTATGTGATGATGGGGGTGGCAGACGTGCTGGCGGTGGTGGGCATGCAGGAGTTTTTCTACGACCAGATGCCCCGTGAGCTACGCAGCCTCGGCCTAGCGCTCTACTTCAGCGTCATGGGGATCGGCGGCTTCATCAGCAGCgccctcatctccttcatcgaCCGTGTTACTAGAAGTGGCGGCGGTGATGGTTGGTTTGCTGACAACCTCAACCGTGCCCACCTCGACTACTTCTACTGGCTGCTCGCCGGACTCTCAGCCGCTGAGCTCGTGCTTTTCCTTTGGCTCGCCAGCTCCTACACATATAACAAGAGCCACAAGAGGATTCAGCACTGAGTGATCACCGGGACCATTCGAGGTTGCGTAAAAAAATGGTCCACAATGTTAAGTAGGTATAGGAAACAAGAATCTTTTAGTATTATAAACAGATTGCATTTGTAATTGCCAATGTATAAAAAAAAGTGAGCCGAATGGGAATTAATGGCTCGCTTGAGTGTCCACCTGGCTGACAGGCGCTGTCACGGTACTGGAACTGTTTATTCTtattaggctggtcacaatggggaggaacttaggagtaacatcacataCTCCAAtgcaactttgcttatgtggcacatatttaatgaagagaggggtgtttgtggtaactagctaagttaccggaacatcacacactccaagaaacaatgagtctataacctaataaatacatcgttgcatgacactacatagatgttcctacccactatggaggtagtaacatagtctagggaagtgtgtatgttactagcttatgttcttgcccattgtgaccagccttagagcaagtacaatagagctgagtcagcgggctataagaaataaattaGTATATttatgcttagttggaggaaagagaagaggagagagaaggtaagcgggctcttcgtgaagagccagctctagcacgtgctcctaggcactttatGGGAATGAAAGGTGgaccacataataaaaaagtagtacactcttttgatctactattgtacatgttggctataagatgggctgtagatgacatggcacaggcttatagccagcagctggctatactattaaccatgctcttaaggGCTGCTCTGGATCCTGAGTTGCTGTCTACTGTACTGAGGAGAAATCAATCTTGTGTTCTTGTGCCCAACCACGTCGTGATTGAGTAGTGTGTACAGGGACGTCCCAAGGGAAGCAAACCAAGGTTCCTTGCTGTTTCCGTCTGAAACAACATCGGATATTCAGAATGGCCGAGAGAAGCACCACACGGACACGGCCTTCACGAGTGAGTAGTATGGCGCACCAACCGGAGAGCTGGCTGCCATTCAATGTAGATTTGCGAAACTGATGAAATGGACGCGCCCACCCCAAAAGGTAGCCATGGCCCCACACGGTCGGCCTCATGCCGCCGCTGGGCCTGGGCGCATTTATCACCCACAGCTGCCTGCACtcattctctctccctctctatgcAGAGGGCCAGAGCTCGTTAGGGCCAAACTGGGTCCTGGCCCGCCCAAGTTATTTCCATGCTTTTAGATATTTATTGCTAAAAAAAGATATttatttatattctattataaACACATGTTTAGGCAGAGATAGGTCTAATTTTTTGGTCTGCAGGTCTCACTTCCCCATATTTATTTTTTCACACAGTACAGTTGAACTAATAAACTAATTAAGGTAGTTTTTGTTAGTGAATAACCTTGCAGTTTACGTTTTTGTACCACCCTGTATGATGGCTGCTCTTGATCTTCTCTCGATCGACTTATAGCCAACTTACAAACTGATGATAGTAAGTTATGAAGGTCAAATACAAAGGCGTAATGTTAATTTGTTTATATTCCTTCCACTTTTTTCTGGTCTAGGGACCAACATTGGCAGTCTTAGGCCCTCTACACCCATTAATTTTCAACAGACTCCCACAGACATGTTAATATTTATTAACTGAATAAGCAAACATGTTTGATTGCATCCCACATATAAAGTATAACAATGTCCAGATGCTCTTACTATTTGTCTTACAATATAAAAAGTTTGAGGACTCAGATATCACATAATATATATTTATCAGTTTGAAACCAATGAACTGTTTCCAACAATTGTTACTCCTAGAGTTGTTCTAAAGAAATGCAAGGAATCTAATCAAATGCCATCCGGAGGCAGTAACCTTGCGGCCAAGATCGAGGAAGTTGTTGGATCACAGGCTTGTACGTCAGGAGGCAACAACCCAACAGCCAAGATTGATGAAGCTAGTGGATCTGAGGCTCGGACATGGAGTGAGAATACTAGCTGGGACCCTAGAGAAGGATATCGGGAATTGATGACTTGAACACGGGTTTTGTTTCTTAAAAAAGATATCGGAACATGATAGTTTTCCTTTGCAGCTAGGCGATGGCGAAGAGACCATGGATCCTCAAGCAAGATCGGCAACACTGGTGCAAGGACTCATTGCGACAGCTACTACGTGATGTCAAGGACATAGGAGACGCAACTACGTATTTTTTTCTAAATCATGTTCTCTTTGGATTAAACCATAATTTCTTTAAATTCGTGGTTCATCCTTGTTCCCTACTGTGGGAACAATAGTACATGTCCTGGTTGCAGTGTGAGATTGTCTTAATGTAGTCGCCATAATTGTCACCCCGGCAAGGTAGGTCATCAATAATAATGTACGCGTGGGCAGCATGGTGACCACATGTGAGGAGAATTCCCAGTGTAGTGCTGATGCTACTACAGCCTGACAATTGTGTCTGGAAAAGTAGTATCACCGGAACTGAAAGAAGTACCCAAATCGATCAATTATATTTCCTTCGATCAATTCTTCATATGGAGGGCAACACAAATTCTTTTCCAATATGTTTACAAAAGTCTGTCCGTGAAGCCACCATTCACATCGACACCCCATCCGCACACATGTTGTCCCATCTGCTACTCATCCAACTATTTCGATTAGTTCAACCTTCCATAGGCTTGAACTTTATTTTCTCTGTTCGTCTCACTTGGAAACCTTGCACGATGATCTTGATGTAGGAAAGTATGCTGATATTTTATATATTAGCAATTGAACGACCAGATATGATATCCCTTTCTCATGTTGTGTGCGAGCTTGTTGCACATTAGTTGCGGCAGTGTCATCCAGATATTTTGCAAGTTCGTCAACTTGGAGATATCCCTACATTACACAGCATCATCCTTTTTATCAATATGAAGCCCAATGACCCGTGAGCCGCGTTGAGGAGCGAAAGCAAGCTCTTGGATGCATTCTCGTGGATGCAAACATGTGAAGctatttttgttgacatgcatgtgAAGCTAAATGCAAATATGTGAAGCTGTTTTTTTACATGTACGTGAAGCTAGCTTGAAAGGACTACGGGCCGATTGATCTTTTTTTTACCTCGCTGGTCTATCTTTTCTTTACCTGGCTGATCTATTTTTTTAAGGGTGTGACGTGTGCGGGCTGATCGATTCATTTTTAGGGAGTGCGGGTACGTGAAGCTAGCTTGAATAGACTTAAAGTTGACCGCTTTTTTTAACATGTACGTGAAGCTAACTTGATTGGAGTTGGGGAAGGACCTATTTTTCCGGAAATATGGACCTTTTTTTTAACTTGGAGGCTGGTCGGTGCTTTCTTTATGGAATTGCTTGGGGGCTGACCTACTTTTTATCCATTAATTACATCTTTTAAGTGATCGGTCCACCAAATCAACGGCCAGATGTTTCTAATTATTGTGGTAATATGGTAATTCTTAGCTTATTTATCTTTTTTCTAAGTAACCCGTCaagcactttttatatataatagataaACAGATAGATAGATTCCTCCATGTGTCTTCTTTATAGAAAGATATCAACAAGGGTgaacacaaaagaaaaaaaacacataTTCATATTGAAATTCGAGCAATTTCTAGATGAGAAGGATAGGGAGGAGTGATTTAACGGTAAAAATAGTCAACAATGCCATACTTCGGAGCCCAACGCGGTGAGCCCACCGCGCGCATCCAGTCCACTAAGCACCAGGCCCTACACCACATCCCTTTCAAGCAATCCATCCAAGCCTAAACGCTTCGTCCTCACACAAGCTGATGAGCACGCAGAAGCTGGATTCGAGGAGTTCGGGGAGATCCAAACAcgccttagagcatggttaatggTATAGCCAGCTGTTGGCTATAAGCCAATGCCATGTTAtttacagcccatcttatagttaacatgtacaataatagatcaaaagagtgtacatttttttattatgtgacTCACCTTTCaatctcacaaagtgcctaggagcacatgctagagctggctcttcacgaagagcccgcttaccttctctctcctcttctctttcctccaactaagcagaaatatactagtttattccttatagcccgctgactcagctctattgtacttgctcttagtaGCTCTCTAGCTGCCAgccttttcaacttcatggtcgtAGCTAGGCCGAACGTCCTAACTTTATGGAGTTGAAAGTAGAAGCTGGCTGCTCACATGAAGACGTGATGTTTCAAAAATAATTCAGGAACAAGTCCGAAAAAAAGGGTGCACAAAGGGTAATTAGAAATTTCCAGAAACAATTCGAATGATGGTTACACGGGGTACTTGAATAGAGTACAGTAGGAATGATTACATATGTACCCAAACATTTAAATTATTGTGTTGTGAAAAATAAAATCATTGCACTATAATAATATAAGATGAGTTGTACGTCCCTACCCAGATCCAGATGGCCCGGTCAGCGATGCTTTCCCAAGAGAAACGGCAACTTGTGACCATTCTCCTGGTAACGTGGCGTGGAGCGTGACATACAAGAGCCCGACGACGCTGATGGCCATGaccaacacaatgaacaagatgatGGGTCTCTTCCCCCACTTCCCCATGATGCCAAGTGCAAATGGGTAGAGGAGCACGAGGATCCCCATGTTGAACACCATCCCGAGAAGCGCATGTCGTGCCTCGTCTGTGAAGAAGCCCCACGTCGCCGCCTTGCCTATTGCTGCCCCAACGGCCGCGACATTGACAATGATGACTGCGGCGGTTGGGATCAGCAGCGGCACCCACCGCACTGTGTAGAGATCGGCGAACTTGTCGTTGGAGCAGGCCTCTGTTTGCTTGGATGTGAGCCTGAAGTATATCCCTTTCCCCGTGACGAGCTTCAGCAACATGTAGAGCACCGCTGTTGGGTACACACCCGTCGCCCCAATCATGTAGAACTGCTCGTTGCGGAACCAGTCTAGCAACGTGATTCCCGACCATCTCACCTCGAACATGCCGATCAAGTGCACCATCGCTATGACGGCGACGAGGTACGCCATGTATGTGTCGAACGGCCTCTGGATGTAGAGCTGCTCGGAGAAGAGCCACATGACCGGGAAGAAGTTGTAGGACAAGATGAACACCGTGACGATCGGGTACGTCGACATGTTGAGGTAGGCGATGCGCTGCAGAGGATGAAGCCGGCGGCTTGCGATGAGGGCGTTGCTGTGGGAGAAGAACACCTCGAGGGACCCGCCGGACCACCGAAGCACCTGGTAGAGGCGCTCGGTGAGGTTGATCGGAGCCGTTCCACGAAACGCTGCCGGCTCCATGGAGCAGTACATGGAACGCCACCCTTGTCGGTGAATGCGGAATCCTGTCACCACGTCCTCTGTGGCGATGTTGTACACCCACCCGACATCTCTCCCCCATGAGCTCCCGTCCTCGTAAGCGCACGTCATCAAGGTAGCTAGGTCCTTGCTGAGGCGCTCATCGACTAGCACCGGGGCGATAGATCTATCTTGGATCGCGGCATCTGGCGCCGTGTTGATGAACGACGTCGAGTAACCGAACTCACCTGTCTTACGCACAAGTTTAGTGTTCTCTGCTCTATAGCATGGCGGCTCGATGCCATAGAGCGCGACACGACGGAACATGGTGCCGGTGCCGAGGTAGGTAGGCCCTTGGAGGCCATTGAGCGCAAGCATGGTGCCGTCGAAGAAGACACGGTTGTGGTTGGCGTAGCGATCAGTTGGGTCGACATCGTCAAACCGTTGCGGGAACTGGACGAATGCCGTGTTCTGACCATCACGAGGGTCGTGCATGAAGCACATAGGGGCACGGAGAGCTTGCGAGTTGTTGATGTAGTGGTCGTAGTCAAAGTTGATGACGAAGGGTGCGTTGGAGAGCAACGCGGAGACACGGAGCATCACGTTCATGGCGCCTGCCTTCTTTTGGTTGTCATAACCAGGGCGCTTCTCTCGGGAAATGTAGACGAGCATGGGAAGTCTCGTGTCAATGTTGCTGAAGTCAAATGGGTTGTCGGTGCTCACCGGTGATCCAAGCTGTGGTTTACAGCTTGGATGGTCTAGTAGGACCTGTCAAAAGAGCAAATGAACTTCAGAAATTTGCCAACTCACAGTAAACTGAATATCTATTTTATACACTTACAACACattactcaaaatatttttctgAGATATTCACTTTCATGAAGAGGCGGAATTTTTACCTGAACAATTCCAGCATGTTGTCCTCTTCGGTGGTTCTCGGCTTGCTCAACCCATGTACCCGGCCATTGTGTCCCATCAGCCATCCAAGTGGCACTTACACCACCTTTGTTCTCGGAGTTGTAGGCATCAGATCGTTGGCGAATGGTGGTAGATAGGGAGTCTATTCTCACCTTGAACTCCTTGTATTCTCTGCGCACACGCCTACGATCCCTCATGAACTCTCCTGCCATACCCCCAGCGTACGAGTGTGTCTTGATTCCAAAATAGCTCTCGGGGGACCTTGGCTCGACGCAATGCTTTCGGCAAAACGGGACC is a window encoding:
- the LOC123047582 gene encoding protein NRT1/ PTR FAMILY 5.10 yields the protein MVDAEAPLLRPAEDDGDEAAPLAGVSDFRGRPVSRAGSGGWRSALFVVVLEIAGNFAFFGVSSNLITYLTGPLGHSNAAAAAAVNAWSGTACLMPLLGAFVADSWLGRYRSIILACTLYVLGYGMVTLASTLLEQSFAAGDIHISSGPSSLQVAFFYASLYLIALAQGADKPCALAFAADQFDPEHPKERASRSSLFNWWFFSMAVGISISVAVVSYIQENVGWGIGFGMLCIIMICTFVVFLSGTPTYRFCAPTTNVESPFVRLGRSLGTLIKSSSFPFSTNRHQDEDVVAKSEEARSMLRLLPIWAACLAYGVAYAQIMTLFNKQGRTLDRRFFGGLELPPAALQTLGPASILLFVPIYDRLLVPALGLVTGKPSGLTLLQRMGAGMTVSMGAIIAAALVEGQRLETAREHGLVDDAGATVPMSWVWLVPQYVMMGVADVLAVVGMQEFFYDQMPRELRSLGLALYFSVMGIGGFISSALISFIDRVTRSGGGDGWFADNLNRAHLDYFYWLLAGLSAAELVLFLWLASSYTYNKSHKRIQH
- the LOC123039742 gene encoding mixed-linked glucan synthase 2-like, with translation MAAAVTRRSNALRVDVPDGDAVAVSVMADSPVAKRGLGAKDDVWVAADEGVMSGDGNRPMLFRTMKVKGSILHPYRFLMLVRLVAVVVFFKWRVEHKNHDGVWLWTASMTADAWFGFSWLLNQLPKLNPIKRVPDLAALADRYDDATLPGIDVFVTTVDPVDEPVLYTVNTILSILAADYPVDNYACYLSDDGGTLVHYEAMVHVASFAALWVPFCRKHCVEPRSPESYFGIKTHSYAGGMAGEFMRDRRRVRREYKEFKVRIDSLSTTIRQRSDAYNSENKGGVSATWMADGTQWPGTWVEQAENHRRGQHAGIVQVLLDHPSCKPQLGSPVSTDNPFDFSNIDTRLPMLVYISREKRPGYDNQKKAGAMNVMLRVSALLSNAPFVINFDYDHYINNSQALRAPMCFMHDPRDGQNTAFVQFPQRFDDVDPTDRYANHNRVFFDGTMLALNGLQGPTYLGTGTMFRRVALYGIEPPCYRAENTKLVRKTGEFGYSTSFINTAPDAAIQDRSIAPVLVDERLSKDLATLMTCAYEDGSSWGRDVGWVYNIATEDVVTGFRIHRQGWRSMYCSMEPAAFRGTAPINLTERLYQVLRWSGGSLEVFFSHSNALIASRRLHPLQRIAYLNMSTYPIVTVFILSYNFFPVMWLFSEQLYIQRPFDTYMAYLVAVIAMVHLIGMFEVRWSGITLLDWFRNEQFYMIGATGVYPTAVLYMLLKLVTGKGIYFRLTSKQTEACSNDKFADLYTVRWVPLLIPTAAVIIVNVAAVGAAIGKAATWGFFTDEARHALLGMVFNMGILVLLYPFALGIMGKWGKRPIILFIVLVMAISVVGLLYVTLHATLPGEWSQVAVSLGKASLTGPSGSG